ACTTAAAGTATGTTGTGACCGTTGCCAATAAGTACCGTGGATTAGGCATTTCCCTTCAGGATTTGATTGAAGAAGGAAACATAGGACTGATTCAAGCCGCCAAACGTTTTGATGTATCAAGAAATGTTAAATTTATCACCTATGCGGTGTGGTGGATCAAGCAGGCTATCATGCATTCTCTTGCAGAACAATCTGGCACTGTCAAACTACCGGTAAAACAGGCTGGGAAAGTGCTGAAGATCAATCAGCGAAGCCAGGAAATGGCACAGGACCTTGAGCGGGAACCAACACAGTCTGAACTGGCTAAAAGCCTGGGATACAGGGATGATGAAGTAAATTCCATCATGCGCGCATACCGGACTCACCTTTCACTCGATTCTCCATTAAAAGATTCTGAAGACACACCTTATCTGGATCTTCTGGAAAACCAGGATCTCATCCCCTACGACGATCAACTTATGCAAGCATCACTCAGTGCCAAGGTTGACCAGTTATTGGAGGACCTCTCAGAAAGGGAGGCATTAATACTCAAAATGCGATTTGGTTTTGATGGAGAAGTAAAAACCTTGGAAGAGATTGGTAAAGAAATCGGCCTTTCCCGAGAACGAGTCAGGCAAGTCGAGAAAAGGGCCAAATTAAAAATAAAATTAAAACTGCAAAGCGAGTCCTGGGTGGACGAGGCAGAGTGAATTCTTCATCATGTTGATTGAAACTATATCTCTATGTATAGTCTCATATTTAGTCGGCTCCATTCCCTTTGGAGTTGTTCTTGCGCGCACACAAAACCTGAATATCCAGGAACATGGCAGCGGAAATATTGGAGCCACTAACGTAGCCCGGGTAATGGGTAAAAAAGCCGGAATACTGACTCTTCTGGGAGATGTATCGAAAGGACTTATTGTGGTTGTCTCTGCAGAGGCACTGTATGAGAAGCCGGAGTTGGTCGCCCTTTCCGGGTTAATGGTTTTTCTTGGGCATCTTTACTCGATTTTTTTGAAGTTTAAGGGTGGCAAAGGAGTTGCAACCAGCCTTGGACTTTTTTCATATATCATGCCCTGGTCAACGCTTTGTTCGATTGGCGTATTTTCTATCTGTTTGTGGATTTCGGGCTATGTTTCTATCGGATCAATCATGGCAGCAGTTTCTCTTCCCTTGTTTGCTATATTATTTAAGTTGCAACTTCCCTATATTTATCTTGCAGTAATTATTGGTTTGCTGACCATACTAAGGCATTACGGCAATATTGTAAGACTGATCGAAGGAACTGAAGCAAAGTTCATTAAAAAATAGAATTTGACAAACTCAATTGAAGAAATATAATTGTTCACGGGTTTTCCATCCCAAATAAATAGTTGCCTAGTCAAAAAGTTGCGGGAGTAACTCAGTGGTAGAGTGCAACCTTGCCAAGGTTGAAGTCGAGGGTTCGAACCCCTTCTCCCGCTCCATTTTTCCATCGTGACAACCAAGCAGGGCGCCGTCGCCAAGTGGTAAGGCAGAGGTCTGCAAAATCTCTATCGGCGGTTCGAGTCCGCCCGGCGCCTCCATTTTTTCCTTCCCTCCCTGAATAATTCACCGCATCGAAAATAATTGTTAGATTTGCAATTCCAGCCTTTATAATGATGCCATCATAAAAAACCTCACCTTTTGGCAAGCACTCAATACCATGATTGAAGCAGCATTTTTACACAATCCTGATGACAAGGGAATGTTTTGTCACTGAACTTCAATTTTAGAGACTCATTCTAGGACCCTGATCGTTGTCTGGTAAACTTCCCCTGAAGATGAATACATCGGACTTTTGCTAAAAAACATAAAAGAGGCAACACATGTAGTAGCGGAACATCTATCCTGGCTAACTCAAAATATTCAGTTAGTAATCCGGTGCTGTTTTAAGAACCTGTGGGACGCATCCACCTTCTTTATGTCGTGTTAATAGGAAATCGCCGAATTATAAGGGATAAATGGCAGGCGGGACAAATTGCATCTTCTCTCGTTTTTCTTGTGTTTTGGGGTTGACAAGTCAGTCTGTCAGGGTAATATTATAGAGGTTAGGCATACAACACTCATTAAAAATCAATAGGTTATGACATCAAAACTAACAGGCCCACAAAAAGCTGCCATCTTATTGATGACAATAGGGGAAGAAGCTGCTGCCCAAGTGCTAGCGAATATGGACGAGCGTGAAATTCAGAATATTGGTAATTACATGGCTGCTCTAGGTGATGTAGATGTTAGCGACATGGACAGTATCAATAAAGAATTTTATAATATCGTTGAGTCCGGAACTGGAGGTTTGGGCATTGCCGGAATGGACTTTCTGAGGACGGCTCTGATGCAGGCTCTCGACCCGGCCAAGGCAACCGAAATTTTGAATAACATAACGGCGCCGGGCGAGGAAATGGGCGGTGGGCTGGAAACGGTCCGCATGCTGGATCCGAAAGTTATCTCATCTTTCATTGTTAACGAGCACCCTCAAACTGCGGCGATTATTCTCGCTCACCTTGAGCCACAGGTTGCCAGTCAAACTATTCGCGAAATACCAGAAGAAAAGCGCATGGAGATTCTGCATCGTCTTGCAGCACTTGAACGCGTTGCTCCGAATGTTATCCGTGAATTGGATGAAGCATTACAGGCAGAGTTCCGTTCATCGGGTGCAGTTTCAGGTAACAAATTAGGTGGTGTTGAAGCTGCTGCCGAGATCCTTGGTTCTTTAGACAGGGCCTCAGAAACATCTATACTGTCTGCTATGGATGAGGTGGATAAGGATATGGCGGACGAGATCCGTAACCTGCGCTTCACCTTCGAAGATATTAAAAAAATTGATGACGCAGGCATCCAGCTCGTCATGAAAGAGATTAACCAGGAAGATCTACTGATTGGATTGAAAACGGCAAGTGATGAGTTGAAAGAAAAACTATTCGAAAATATGTCCGAACGTGCGTCGATGATGTTGAAGGAAGACCTCGAGTCACTCGGGCCTATGAAAATCAG
This is a stretch of genomic DNA from Nitrospinota bacterium. It encodes these proteins:
- the plsY gene encoding glycerol-3-phosphate 1-O-acyltransferase PlsY, with translation MLIETISLCIVSYLVGSIPFGVVLARTQNLNIQEHGSGNIGATNVARVMGKKAGILTLLGDVSKGLIVVVSAEALYEKPELVALSGLMVFLGHLYSIFLKFKGGKGVATSLGLFSYIMPWSTLCSIGVFSICLWISGYVSIGSIMAAVSLPLFAILFKLQLPYIYLAVIIGLLTILRHYGNIVRLIEGTEAKFIKK
- a CDS encoding RNA polymerase sigma factor RpoD/SigA — encoded protein: MPKTPQNKSRKTKRSSSTESKGANHDPLTQYMEEIGKIKVLTRNEEIKLAESIKAGDPKAIQEMVRRNLKYVVTVANKYRGLGISLQDLIEEGNIGLIQAAKRFDVSRNVKFITYAVWWIKQAIMHSLAEQSGTVKLPVKQAGKVLKINQRSQEMAQDLEREPTQSELAKSLGYRDDEVNSIMRAYRTHLSLDSPLKDSEDTPYLDLLENQDLIPYDDQLMQASLSAKVDQLLEDLSEREALILKMRFGFDGEVKTLEEIGKEIGLSRERVRQVEKRAKLKIKLKLQSESWVDEAE
- the fliG gene encoding flagellar motor switch protein FliG, giving the protein MTSKLTGPQKAAILLMTIGEEAAAQVLANMDEREIQNIGNYMAALGDVDVSDMDSINKEFYNIVESGTGGLGIAGMDFLRTALMQALDPAKATEILNNITAPGEEMGGGLETVRMLDPKVISSFIVNEHPQTAAIILAHLEPQVASQTIREIPEEKRMEILHRLAALERVAPNVIRELDEALQAEFRSSGAVSGNKLGGVEAAAEILGSLDRASETSILSAMDEVDKDMADEIRNLRFTFEDIKKIDDAGIQLVMKEINQEDLLIGLKTASDELKEKLFENMSERASMMLKEDLESLGPMKISEVEAAQQKVIAVVKKLEEDGKVIVSGGGDEMV